A genomic segment from Streptomyces sp. NBC_01233 encodes:
- a CDS encoding helix-turn-helix domain-containing protein translates to MGAVRIPGAAGSMAVRGTSAVARPARARVSCRLAQQLIDAADADALPLFAGWRAQPCPGDDPVGAAMQRIHVLREHRGACHLVAVRQCGLSVRAAVVINLGVERATRHGWQEPQPVAAARIPRWQRAERLTDELQAPLYATPTDGQRGEFAQLVNALTASPAP, encoded by the coding sequence ATGGGCGCCGTGCGGATTCCCGGCGCGGCCGGGTCGATGGCCGTCCGGGGGACGAGTGCGGTGGCGAGGCCTGCCCGTGCGAGGGTGAGCTGCCGCTTGGCACAGCAGCTGATCGACGCCGCCGACGCCGACGCGCTGCCCCTGTTCGCGGGCTGGCGCGCACAACCCTGCCCGGGCGACGACCCGGTCGGTGCGGCCATGCAGCGCATACACGTACTGCGGGAACACCGTGGCGCCTGCCATCTGGTGGCGGTGCGCCAGTGTGGGCTGAGCGTCCGAGCGGCCGTGGTCATCAACCTGGGCGTCGAACGGGCCACCCGCCACGGCTGGCAGGAGCCACAGCCTGTCGCCGCAGCCCGGATACCCCGATGGCAGCGTGCCGAGCGGCTCACCGATGAGCTGCAGGCGCCGCTCTACGCCACGCCGACCGACGGGCAACGCGGCGAATTCGCCCAACTGGTCAACGCGTTGACCGCATCCCCTGCTCCGTGA
- a CDS encoding maleylpyruvate isomerase family mycothiol-dependent enzyme: protein MNPAQHGAAVAAETAGFVAAVRAADLSTPVPTCPGWTLEDLTRHVGSVHRWFTELLRRRIQQPPTSRAVDLRLPEHPDALPDWLAASAEEAAEVFAATDLDAPMWAWGVDQHARFWVRRMLFETLVHRVDAQLALGLPPHVDRALAVDGIDEFLTNLPFASSFAPLTAQLRAPDRTVRFSCTDGDGDWLVALRADGFALVADRTAARAADATVQGAAADLLLLLYGRLDHRSDDFHLLGDPDLLAHWFAHSAF, encoded by the coding sequence ATGAACCCCGCCCAGCACGGAGCGGCCGTCGCAGCCGAGACCGCCGGATTCGTCGCCGCGGTCAGGGCGGCCGACCTCTCCACCCCGGTGCCGACCTGCCCCGGCTGGACGCTCGAGGACCTCACGCGGCACGTCGGCAGCGTGCACCGCTGGTTCACCGAGCTGCTCCGCCGGCGCATCCAGCAACCGCCGACCAGCCGTGCGGTCGACCTGCGCCTCCCGGAGCATCCCGACGCCCTCCCCGACTGGCTGGCGGCGAGCGCGGAGGAGGCCGCCGAGGTGTTCGCCGCCACCGACCTGGACGCACCGATGTGGGCTTGGGGGGTCGACCAGCACGCCCGGTTCTGGGTGCGGCGCATGCTCTTCGAGACCCTCGTCCACCGGGTCGACGCCCAACTGGCCCTCGGGCTCCCGCCGCACGTCGACCGCGCACTGGCGGTCGACGGCATCGACGAGTTCCTCACCAACCTGCCGTTCGCCTCCTCCTTCGCGCCGCTGACGGCCCAACTGCGCGCCCCTGACCGGACCGTTCGCTTCAGCTGCACGGACGGCGACGGCGACTGGCTGGTCGCCTTGCGTGCCGACGGCTTCGCCCTGGTGGCCGACCGGACCGCCGCCCGCGCGGCGGACGCCACGGTCCAAGGAGCGGCCGCCGACCTCCTGTTGCTCCTCTACGGCCGCCTGGACCACCGGAGCGACGACTTTCACCTGCTCGGCGACCCGGACCTGCTCGCCCACTGGTTCGCCCACTCGGCCTTCTGA
- a CDS encoding caspase family protein: MTHGPHTGAPAPEAANGPAPDGLNRYVFAFGTGTFTADPHLENLPGVPEDLSRVKALFSSLGYAEILPELAGAPDAQQVRAGLEDWLKADERCKEDVLVVYYAGHGLRDDRSHRLTCRNSRHDRMSTTLASRELADLLADTRVGHVLLLLDTCYAELGAAEIANVTGQLVDYRPAGSDGLWLVASARSRELAYDHAFVTALEAAVRAGTAGMRQPYLDIPTVTDQVNGHFREHRPDQCANYHAVSGHAVPPFLPNPKYRPGLPDGAMDVESQGEWTAHFGPRGRGVEYASEPGDWFTGRRQALAALAGWLRDPAHDARARVVTGDPGSGKSAVLGRLLALGRPDHPEAPAHLLPPPGSVTLSVHAHGTTLERLTARLAAALDVEADGPPQLLARLAEYDGPLRTVLIDALEEAGTGVGGREPQRIARELLRPMSVLHNLRLLVGTRRTMIPELGRAVEVIDLDTDAYTGRDDIEQYARRTLAGMPGGLTEPAREAVAAAVARRAGRSFLVARMAVRALLHGDLNPDVSRPGWEEELPSEVGQAFDAYLARYGENEDRVRRLLRPLAYAEGSGLPWDSLWAPLAEALSGEKCTNDDVDWLWRQAGAYVVEVPAGEDRSVFRLYHEALAEHLRDPRRSREDQRRMTAALIASVPPRTDGDGPDWERAHPYVHAHLAGHAAASGDLERLLQDPWFLVHADPDGLLAAMDGVRGADAQRVRTMYRTSAHHYRDQCVHERAQVMAVDAARYRLEEHRSRLGRRLEWTPRWATGSQTSSLFRGELSSWSPHPLVAAELQGMPVLLSAQYEGPVQVWDPAQQTCVATLDGHTDTVTAMDCIEVAGVTLVVTASHDGTLRVWDLARSTELRRFVVRTGAEEQEREVVVAGLACTRVQGEVLIVGCAPDGSAWSRELMSGEIRRTLPGRTGYSRYELSVICPGSQQAATALIGLPSGPLRRWNLETGEWDDLHDSADCWAVAVLVQNGRELVCLGGHEGNIQFRDPATDTVVVSCRVGHGWITAIASTELDGRAVMAVGYGDGSIELRERPSGRLLARLNGHTDWVHSIVITNVCGRPVAASAGSDGSVRLWNLEEQPEEIEPPGHSSRVSAVACTVLDGAPVAVSASHDRTARVWDLSSGRELRRLEGHTHWVASVACATVSGAPVAVTGGHDYTVRMWNLADGSETGRTEAGYAAQLACGYVGGGPVALFGQQGPDGTRMGMWHLETLQISETFESTGYQGGVVSTLADGRLLAVIAGNDRHGTGERQVTLCDLTDRTRVGHLEGLTDQVNAMACGTDGRNPVVLVATAHLGAQMWDLRTGQLRRRLGDGWVSDVEIGRLDGAPVAVTTHHDAVRIWDLGNGSPLHEIHMPIDPCAVAFAPGGELVVGAGYEVIVLER, from the coding sequence GTGACGCACGGCCCGCACACGGGCGCCCCCGCACCGGAGGCAGCGAACGGTCCGGCCCCCGACGGCCTCAACCGGTACGTCTTCGCCTTCGGCACCGGCACGTTCACCGCCGACCCGCACCTCGAGAACCTGCCCGGCGTGCCCGAGGACCTGAGCCGGGTCAAGGCCCTCTTCTCCTCCCTCGGGTACGCGGAGATCCTCCCGGAACTCGCCGGCGCACCCGATGCCCAGCAGGTGCGCGCCGGGTTGGAGGACTGGCTCAAGGCGGACGAGCGCTGCAAGGAGGACGTGCTCGTCGTGTACTACGCGGGGCACGGCCTGCGCGACGACCGCTCCCACCGGCTCACCTGTCGCAACAGCCGCCACGACCGGATGAGCACCACCCTCGCCTCCCGCGAACTCGCCGACCTGCTGGCCGACACCCGGGTCGGGCACGTCCTGCTGCTGCTCGACACCTGTTACGCCGAACTGGGCGCGGCCGAGATCGCGAACGTCACCGGCCAGCTGGTGGACTACCGGCCCGCCGGGTCCGACGGGCTGTGGCTGGTGGCCTCGGCCCGCTCCCGCGAGCTCGCGTACGACCACGCCTTCGTCACCGCACTGGAGGCCGCGGTGCGCGCGGGCACGGCCGGGATGCGGCAGCCGTACCTGGACATCCCCACGGTGACCGACCAGGTCAACGGCCATTTCCGGGAGCACCGGCCGGATCAGTGCGCCAACTATCACGCGGTGTCCGGCCATGCGGTCCCGCCGTTCCTGCCCAATCCGAAGTACCGGCCCGGCCTTCCCGACGGGGCGATGGACGTGGAGTCGCAGGGGGAGTGGACCGCGCACTTCGGTCCGCGGGGCCGCGGGGTGGAGTACGCGAGCGAGCCGGGCGACTGGTTCACCGGGCGCCGGCAGGCCCTGGCCGCGCTGGCGGGCTGGCTGCGCGATCCCGCCCACGACGCCCGGGCCCGCGTGGTGACCGGGGATCCGGGGTCCGGCAAATCGGCCGTCCTGGGCCGGCTGCTCGCGCTGGGCCGCCCGGACCACCCGGAGGCCCCCGCGCACCTGCTGCCGCCGCCCGGTTCGGTGACGCTCTCCGTGCACGCGCACGGCACCACCCTCGAACGGCTCACCGCCCGGCTGGCCGCCGCGCTGGACGTGGAGGCGGACGGCCCGCCGCAGCTGCTGGCCCGGCTCGCCGAGTACGACGGCCCCCTGCGGACCGTGCTGATCGACGCGCTGGAGGAGGCGGGTACGGGCGTCGGCGGGCGGGAACCGCAGCGCATCGCCCGTGAGCTGCTCCGGCCGATGTCCGTCCTGCACAACCTGCGCCTGCTGGTCGGCACCCGGCGGACGATGATCCCCGAGCTGGGCCGGGCCGTCGAGGTCATCGACCTGGACACCGACGCGTACACCGGCCGAGACGACATCGAGCAGTACGCGCGGCGCACCCTGGCCGGGATGCCCGGCGGGCTGACGGAGCCGGCCCGCGAGGCCGTGGCAGCCGCGGTGGCCCGACGGGCGGGCCGCTCCTTCCTGGTCGCCCGGATGGCCGTACGGGCCCTGCTGCACGGGGACTTGAACCCGGACGTGTCCCGGCCGGGCTGGGAGGAGGAGCTGCCCTCGGAGGTCGGGCAGGCCTTCGACGCCTACCTGGCCCGGTACGGGGAGAACGAGGACCGGGTACGGCGGCTGCTGCGGCCCCTCGCGTACGCGGAGGGCTCCGGCCTGCCGTGGGATTCGCTGTGGGCCCCGCTGGCGGAGGCCCTGTCGGGCGAGAAGTGCACCAACGACGATGTGGACTGGCTGTGGCGGCAGGCGGGGGCGTACGTGGTGGAGGTGCCGGCCGGCGAGGACCGGTCGGTCTTCCGGCTGTACCACGAGGCGCTGGCCGAGCACCTGCGCGATCCGCGGCGCAGCCGCGAGGACCAGCGCCGGATGACGGCTGCGCTGATCGCCTCGGTGCCGCCGCGGACCGACGGCGACGGCCCGGACTGGGAGCGCGCGCACCCGTACGTCCACGCCCACCTGGCGGGCCACGCGGCGGCCTCGGGAGACCTCGAACGCCTGCTGCAGGACCCGTGGTTCCTGGTGCACGCGGATCCGGACGGGCTGCTGGCCGCGATGGACGGCGTACGGGGCGCTGACGCGCAGCGCGTCCGCACGATGTACCGGACCTCGGCCCACCACTACCGAGATCAGTGCGTCCACGAACGGGCCCAGGTGATGGCGGTGGACGCGGCCCGGTACCGGCTGGAGGAGCACCGGAGCAGGCTGGGGCGGCGGCTCGAGTGGACACCGCGGTGGGCGACGGGATCCCAGACGAGCAGCCTGTTCCGGGGTGAGCTGAGCTCGTGGTCGCCCCATCCGCTGGTCGCGGCGGAGCTGCAGGGCATGCCGGTGCTGCTCAGTGCGCAGTACGAGGGGCCGGTGCAGGTATGGGATCCGGCGCAGCAGACCTGCGTGGCCACGCTGGACGGGCACACCGACACGGTAACGGCGATGGACTGCATCGAGGTGGCAGGTGTCACGCTCGTCGTGACCGCATCCCACGACGGAACGCTGCGCGTCTGGGACCTCGCACGCAGCACCGAACTCCGGAGGTTCGTGGTGCGGACCGGCGCCGAAGAACAGGAGAGGGAGGTCGTGGTTGCGGGCCTGGCCTGCACCCGGGTCCAGGGTGAGGTGTTGATCGTCGGCTGTGCCCCGGACGGTTCGGCCTGGAGCCGGGAGCTGATGTCCGGCGAGATCCGCCGGACCCTTCCGGGGCGGACCGGGTACAGCCGGTACGAGCTTTCCGTCATCTGCCCGGGGAGTCAGCAGGCGGCAACCGCCCTGATCGGTCTGCCTTCCGGCCCGCTGCGGCGGTGGAATCTGGAGACGGGGGAGTGGGACGACCTCCACGACTCCGCCGACTGCTGGGCGGTGGCGGTCCTCGTCCAGAACGGCCGTGAGCTCGTGTGCCTCGGCGGTCACGAGGGGAACATTCAGTTCCGCGACCCGGCCACGGACACCGTCGTGGTCTCCTGCCGTGTCGGGCACGGCTGGATCACGGCCATCGCCTCCACGGAACTCGACGGCCGGGCGGTCATGGCGGTGGGCTACGGGGACGGCTCGATCGAGCTGAGGGAACGGCCGAGCGGCCGGTTGCTCGCCCGGCTGAACGGCCATACGGACTGGGTGCATTCCATCGTGATCACCAACGTGTGCGGCCGACCCGTGGCCGCCAGCGCCGGCAGCGACGGCTCCGTCCGCCTGTGGAACCTGGAGGAGCAACCCGAGGAGATCGAGCCCCCCGGCCATTCCAGCCGGGTGTCGGCGGTCGCGTGCACCGTGCTGGACGGCGCCCCCGTCGCGGTGTCGGCGAGTCACGACCGCACGGCCCGGGTATGGGACCTGTCCTCCGGACGGGAGCTGCGGCGCCTCGAAGGGCACACCCATTGGGTGGCCAGCGTGGCCTGCGCGACGGTCTCCGGCGCACCGGTCGCGGTGACCGGCGGACACGACTACACCGTGCGGATGTGGAACCTCGCGGACGGGTCGGAGACCGGAAGGACCGAGGCGGGTTACGCGGCACAGCTTGCGTGCGGATACGTCGGCGGTGGGCCGGTCGCCCTGTTCGGGCAGCAAGGCCCCGACGGGACCCGTATGGGCATGTGGCACCTGGAAACCCTGCAGATCAGTGAAACCTTCGAGTCCACCGGATACCAAGGTGGCGTGGTCTCGACTCTCGCGGACGGACGGCTTCTGGCCGTGATCGCGGGGAACGACCGGCACGGGACGGGCGAGCGGCAGGTGACACTCTGCGATCTCACCGACCGGACCCGGGTGGGCCACTTGGAGGGCCTCACCGACCAGGTCAACGCCATGGCCTGCGGCACCGACGGACGCAACCCCGTGGTCCTGGTGGCCACCGCCCACCTGGGAGCCCAGATGTGGGACCTGCGGACCGGGCAACTGCGCCGCCGGCTCGGTGACGGCTGGGTGTCCGATGTGGAGATCGGCCGGCTGGACGGGGCGCCGGTGGCCGTCACCACCCACCACGACGCCGTACGCATCTGGGACCTCGGCAACGGCTCGCCCCTGCACGAGATCCACATGCCCATCGATCCCTGCGCCGTCGCCTTCGCCCCCGGCGGCGAGCTCGTCGTCGGCGCCGGCTACGAGGTGATCGTCCTGGAGCGCTGA
- a CDS encoding SAVMC3_10250 family protein — protein MHGSVHHLRGWTPTPVDVTQSEAGDNDSSLGPVFVTRAGQVVRALSAQNEPATMSGALPESVGRLNSRGVRELLEALDAENGDIDTSAMMTGYARVSALLPESGDGPGCLVASPLTVQFAHQ, from the coding sequence ATGCACGGTTCCGTCCACCACCTACGCGGCTGGACCCCCACGCCCGTCGACGTCACCCAATCGGAAGCAGGCGACAACGATTCCAGCCTCGGACCGGTCTTCGTCACGAGGGCCGGACAGGTGGTGCGCGCACTGTCCGCGCAGAACGAGCCCGCCACCATGAGCGGAGCACTTCCGGAGTCGGTGGGACGCCTGAACAGCCGTGGTGTTCGAGAGCTTTTGGAAGCCCTCGACGCCGAGAACGGCGACATCGACACGTCCGCGATGATGACGGGGTACGCGCGCGTCAGCGCCCTGCTCCCAGAGAGCGGTGACGGGCCCGGTTGCCTCGTGGCAAGCCCGCTGACCGTACAGTTCGCCCACCAATAG
- a CDS encoding cation:proton antiporter, with product MVRRVDLEGWHMSSGAWAGAAVATVTAAYALGSRRLSSTPLSSAIVFVGCGVLLGPAVLGVIDLQQDAAPIVALLEATLALVLFTDAMAVRRQDLRTGGFLPGRLLGIGLPLNIGAGWLLAWPLLPGLTMWELALVGAILAPTDAALGKTAMSHPRVPALVRHGLNVESGLNDGMVLPFFILFLAAIPGTHYAQEGAEGVFWRALVLSTAIGLLIGWLGGRLLQWSRARGWVEQEWRQVFPLAVAAGAYELAVVTDGSGFIAAWVAGFACGFALRHSPVAGEQEHAARTGEFTETLGGLLAAISLLVFGAVLLGPALEHLSWRLVLYAVLSLTVVRMLPVILALAGSGLRPYTVAYIGWFGPRGLASVVLALLVVEEPVPGVELVGRVVAITVGLSVLLHGVSAVPLAERYGRWHEKAAAANPDLREGTPVPEPPARRGLGLPDRPET from the coding sequence GTGGTGCGGCGGGTGGACCTGGAGGGCTGGCACATGAGCAGTGGCGCCTGGGCCGGTGCGGCGGTGGCGACCGTCACGGCCGCGTACGCGCTCGGCTCGCGTCGGCTGTCCTCGACGCCGTTGTCGTCGGCGATCGTGTTCGTCGGCTGCGGCGTTCTCCTCGGGCCGGCCGTGCTCGGCGTCATCGACCTGCAGCAGGACGCAGCGCCGATCGTGGCGCTCCTCGAAGCCACACTGGCGCTCGTGCTGTTCACCGATGCCATGGCGGTGCGCAGACAGGACCTTCGGACCGGCGGCTTTCTGCCCGGCCGTCTGCTCGGAATCGGACTGCCCCTGAACATCGGCGCAGGCTGGCTCCTTGCGTGGCCCCTCCTGCCGGGACTGACGATGTGGGAGCTCGCACTGGTCGGTGCCATCCTGGCCCCGACCGACGCCGCCCTCGGCAAGACCGCGATGTCCCACCCCCGGGTACCGGCGCTCGTACGTCACGGACTGAACGTCGAGAGCGGCCTGAACGACGGCATGGTGCTGCCCTTCTTCATCCTCTTCCTTGCGGCCATTCCCGGCACGCACTACGCGCAGGAGGGCGCCGAGGGCGTCTTCTGGCGTGCCCTGGTGCTGAGCACCGCCATCGGTCTGCTGATCGGTTGGCTGGGAGGCCGGCTGCTGCAGTGGTCCCGGGCCCGTGGGTGGGTCGAGCAGGAGTGGCGGCAGGTCTTTCCGCTGGCCGTCGCGGCAGGGGCGTACGAACTCGCCGTGGTGACGGACGGCAGCGGGTTCATCGCCGCCTGGGTGGCCGGCTTCGCCTGCGGGTTCGCCCTGCGCCACTCCCCGGTCGCAGGCGAGCAGGAGCACGCGGCCCGCACGGGCGAGTTCACCGAAACCCTCGGAGGACTCCTGGCGGCGATCAGCCTCCTCGTCTTCGGAGCGGTGCTGCTCGGTCCCGCACTGGAGCATCTGAGCTGGCGGCTCGTTCTGTACGCGGTGCTGAGCCTCACCGTCGTCAGGATGCTGCCGGTGATCCTCGCACTTGCCGGGAGCGGACTGCGGCCCTACACGGTCGCGTACATCGGCTGGTTCGGGCCGCGCGGTCTCGCGTCCGTGGTGCTCGCGCTGCTCGTCGTGGAGGAACCCGTTCCGGGCGTGGAACTCGTGGGAAGGGTGGTCGCGATCACCGTCGGCCTCAGCGTCCTCCTGCACGGCGTCTCCGCCGTACCCCTCGCGGAGCGGTACGGCCGCTGGCACGAGAAGGCCGCGGCCGCCAACCCTGATCTGCGCGAGGGCACCCCCGTGCCCGAACCCCCCGCGCGTCGCGGGCTCGGCCTCCCGGACCGGCCCGAGACGTGA
- a CDS encoding diacylglycerol/lipid kinase family protein → MSRRWAARLALAAGVAAVAVLVVFAGLGSLVLMAVGWAGLVLTAAGGWWMLTHTGWIRVLAVLLVVAAPLGVLILYAAAGLLWVVLVSLGLWALAVSAGKAALAEDTPPGMPERSVGRAERPFLIMNPRSGGGKVEKFHLAERARALGAEVVVLDPARQQDVAELARRAVRGGADLLGVAGGDGTQALVAGIAAEHDLPFMVISAGTRNHFAMDLGLDRQDPSTCLEALTDGVELRIDLGYLHAGEPAGGSEGRVFINNASFGVYAEVVQSPAYRDDKARTILEMLPDLLTHHSGARLTVRAGSLTKDGPQAVLVSNNPYERGDSAGLGRRGRLDSGRLGVLCVGVGNAAEATELLLRGGQGRGLTEATAREVVIDADAPVIPVGIDGEALTLPTPVRCRLAPGALRVRVPRHRPGVPHVAPPMDWRRVRRLALTMGRVAAGREAA, encoded by the coding sequence ATGAGCAGGCGCTGGGCCGCGCGTCTGGCCTTGGCGGCCGGCGTGGCGGCGGTTGCGGTGCTGGTGGTCTTCGCCGGGCTCGGCAGCCTCGTGCTCATGGCCGTGGGGTGGGCGGGCCTGGTGCTCACGGCTGCCGGTGGGTGGTGGATGCTGACCCACACCGGCTGGATCAGGGTGCTGGCCGTGCTGCTGGTCGTCGCCGCGCCGCTCGGCGTCCTGATCCTCTACGCGGCCGCCGGGCTGCTGTGGGTCGTGCTGGTCTCGCTCGGCCTGTGGGCGCTGGCCGTTTCCGCAGGGAAGGCCGCGCTGGCCGAAGACACCCCGCCCGGCATGCCGGAACGCTCCGTCGGCCGGGCCGAGCGGCCGTTCCTGATCATGAATCCGCGCTCGGGCGGCGGAAAGGTCGAGAAGTTCCACCTCGCGGAGCGCGCCAGGGCCCTGGGGGCCGAGGTCGTCGTGCTGGACCCGGCCCGGCAGCAGGATGTGGCCGAGCTGGCGCGGAGGGCCGTCCGGGGCGGCGCCGACCTGCTCGGCGTCGCTGGCGGCGACGGTACGCAGGCCCTGGTCGCCGGTATCGCCGCAGAGCACGACCTTCCCTTCATGGTGATCAGCGCAGGCACCCGCAACCACTTCGCCATGGACCTGGGCCTGGACCGGCAGGATCCCTCCACCTGTCTGGAGGCGCTGACCGACGGCGTCGAACTGCGCATCGACCTCGGCTACCTCCATGCGGGAGAGCCCGCGGGCGGGAGCGAAGGACGCGTCTTCATCAACAACGCCTCGTTCGGCGTGTACGCGGAAGTCGTGCAGAGTCCCGCCTATCGCGACGACAAGGCCCGCACCATCCTGGAGATGCTGCCGGATCTGCTGACCCACCACAGCGGCGCGCGACTGACCGTCCGTGCCGGCTCGCTGACCAAGGACGGGCCCCAGGCCGTACTCGTGAGCAACAACCCCTACGAGAGGGGCGACTCGGCCGGACTGGGACGCCGAGGGCGTCTGGACTCCGGCCGGCTGGGGGTGCTGTGTGTCGGAGTCGGCAACGCCGCCGAAGCGACGGAGCTCCTGTTGCGCGGCGGGCAGGGCCGCGGGCTGACCGAGGCCACCGCCCGGGAGGTCGTCATCGATGCCGACGCGCCCGTCATCCCGGTCGGTATCGACGGTGAGGCCCTGACGCTGCCCACTCCGGTGCGCTGCCGTCTCGCCCCCGGCGCTCTGCGCGTGCGCGTGCCCCGGCACCGGCCCGGCGTGCCGCACGTCGCGCCGCCGATGGACTGGCGCCGGGTGCGACGTCTGGCGCTGACGATGGGGCGGGTCGCGGCAGGACGCGAGGCCGCGTGA
- a CDS encoding alpha/beta fold hydrolase: MPQHSIHAAAAAAALLCLTAFGPTPSGASPPAQSAGRPGSAAPSRFVPGPCPKPPEPIEALSDARCGFLEVPENRSRPGGRTIKLAVAVIPAVNAAKPAQDPVVFMAGGPGGDTFDDIPFLVDSGLNKDRELIVMAQRGNLYDQPNLACPEIDRFNAQAVGLGYDAQQAQQLMLKAVTECRGRLTADGIDLSAYNTTENAADFADLRKALDVPRWNVYGYSYGSDLALTYLRLHPEGIRAVALDSITPPQSAALPWGWSSAAEGIGNIFEACAAQPACKSRYPDLPRTLTEQVRRLEAQPLTLNVPPPSGGKPVKVVLDGGALLNLIVAFTPRPKDLPAALDELGRGNPERFAQARAGGSVQNVGAFAHGLTNSVACGEWAPGYSESDVLKAGRKVFPGWPDTVLAQVPQLPFQYPVCRIWDVPDRASVQRVATVSAVPALLISGTFDAKTGASWAKGVARDLSRSTAVQVPGIGHWVVPQSPCAQRVLASFLVRPTAPDTACVDDLEPAPFTIIPK; the protein is encoded by the coding sequence ATGCCCCAGCACAGCATCCACGCGGCGGCCGCCGCGGCCGCTCTGCTCTGCCTGACAGCATTCGGCCCCACACCGAGCGGCGCGTCACCGCCCGCCCAGTCCGCCGGCCGGCCCGGTTCCGCAGCCCCGTCCCGGTTCGTGCCCGGTCCCTGTCCGAAGCCGCCCGAGCCGATCGAGGCTCTGAGCGATGCGCGGTGCGGCTTCCTCGAGGTCCCCGAGAACCGCTCCCGCCCCGGCGGCCGGACCATCAAGCTGGCCGTGGCGGTCATTCCGGCCGTCAACGCGGCGAAGCCCGCACAGGATCCTGTGGTGTTCATGGCGGGCGGCCCCGGTGGCGACACGTTCGACGACATTCCGTTCCTCGTCGACTCCGGCCTCAACAAGGACCGCGAACTGATCGTCATGGCCCAGCGCGGCAACCTCTACGACCAGCCGAACCTCGCCTGCCCCGAGATCGACCGGTTCAACGCGCAGGCCGTGGGCCTGGGCTATGACGCACAGCAGGCGCAGCAGCTCATGCTGAAGGCGGTGACGGAGTGCCGGGGCCGCCTGACGGCCGACGGAATCGACCTGAGCGCGTACAACACCACGGAGAACGCCGCCGACTTCGCCGACCTGCGCAAGGCGCTGGACGTTCCCCGGTGGAACGTCTACGGGTACTCCTACGGCAGCGACCTGGCCCTCACGTACCTGCGCCTGCACCCCGAGGGAATCCGCGCCGTGGCGCTCGACTCGATCACACCTCCCCAGTCCGCGGCCCTGCCGTGGGGATGGAGCAGCGCCGCTGAGGGGATCGGCAACATCTTCGAGGCGTGCGCGGCGCAGCCCGCCTGCAAGAGCCGGTACCCGGACCTCCCCCGTACGCTGACGGAACAGGTGCGCAGGCTGGAGGCGCAGCCCCTGACGCTGAACGTCCCGCCGCCGAGCGGAGGAAAGCCGGTCAAGGTCGTCCTCGACGGTGGCGCGCTGCTGAACCTGATCGTCGCCTTCACCCCCCGGCCCAAGGACCTCCCGGCGGCGCTCGACGAACTCGGCCGCGGAAATCCGGAGCGCTTCGCGCAGGCCCGCGCGGGCGGCTCGGTCCAGAACGTCGGCGCGTTCGCGCACGGCCTGACCAACTCGGTGGCGTGCGGCGAGTGGGCGCCGGGGTACTCGGAGTCCGACGTGCTGAAGGCGGGGCGCAAGGTCTTCCCCGGGTGGCCGGACACGGTCCTGGCCCAGGTGCCGCAACTTCCCTTCCAGTACCCGGTGTGCCGGATCTGGGACGTTCCGGACCGCGCGTCCGTCCAGCGGGTGGCCACGGTCAGCGCAGTGCCGGCGCTCCTCATCTCCGGCACGTTCGACGCGAAGACCGGGGCGAGTTGGGCGAAGGGCGTGGCCCGCGACCTGTCCCGCTCGACCGCCGTGCAGGTCCCCGGGATCGGCCACTGGGTGGTCCCGCAGTCGCCTTGCGCCCAGCGCGTGCTGGCCTCGTTCCTCGTCCGCCCGACCGCGCCCGACACCGCTTGCGTGGACGACCTCGAGCCCGCACCGTTCACGATCATCCCGAAATGA